A DNA window from bacterium BMS3Abin08 contains the following coding sequences:
- the slt_1 gene encoding soluble lytic murein transglycosylase precursor — MGRVGLMGPIGPMEKRVLTFITAFTTVILLLAANTVHATIYKYVDRNGVIHFTDSPPAGDAKALKARDSRDDSTSGSGAVYPDYRRIAEEAARKYGVSPRLAKSVIEVESGWNPGAISRKGAMGLMQLMPETARLYGISDPFDPEENIDAGIRYLKYLIDRFGKLEFALAAYNAGPATVDRYRGIPPFRETRNYVKAIMGLYNGKEYVSMSRIYKVVLDDGTMIYTNSPVYLKDLSSF; from the coding sequence ATGGGACGGGTGGGACTGATGGGACCGATAGGACCGATGGAAAAGAGGGTTCTTACATTTATAACGGCATTTACAACCGTAATCCTGCTCCTTGCTGCAAACACCGTCCATGCAACCATATACAAGTACGTTGACCGGAACGGCGTGATCCACTTCACCGATTCCCCTCCGGCCGGGGATGCAAAGGCGTTAAAGGCCCGGGATTCAAGGGATGACAGCACATCAGGAAGCGGCGCTGTGTATCCGGACTACAGAAGGATCGCAGAAGAGGCGGCAAGGAAATACGGTGTAAGCCCCAGGCTGGCAAAGTCCGTGATCGAGGTTGAATCCGGATGGAACCCCGGGGCGATCTCCAGGAAAGGGGCGATGGGCCTGATGCAGCTCATGCCTGAAACTGCGAGGCTCTACGGTATATCGGACCCCTTCGATCCTGAAGAGAACATAGATGCAGGCATACGTTACCTCAAGTATCTCATCGACCGTTTTGGAAAGCTTGAATTCGCCCTTGCCGCTTATAACGCCGGACCTGCGACCGTGGACAGATACAGGGGAATCCCACCCTTCAGGGAAACAAGAAATTATGTAAAGGCCATCATGGGTCTTTATAACGGCAAAGAGTATGTCTCCATGTCCCGCATCTATAAGGTTGTCCTTGACGACGGGACCATGATCTACACAA